One Actinoplanes missouriensis 431 DNA segment encodes these proteins:
- the rraA gene encoding ribonuclease E activity regulator RraA, giving the protein MTSTADLYDEYGDTLGSCDTQLRQYGGVAVFRGPAVTVSCFQDNALLKSVLSEPGDGRVLVVDGGGSLHTALMGDIIGGLAVSNGWAGVIINGAVRDVAALRELPVGIKALGSNPRKSAKTGAGDRDVVLEFGGCRFTPGAEVVSDDDGIVVLPH; this is encoded by the coding sequence ATGACCAGCACCGCGGATCTGTACGACGAGTACGGCGACACGCTCGGCTCCTGCGACACCCAGCTACGGCAGTACGGTGGCGTCGCCGTATTCCGCGGCCCCGCCGTGACCGTCTCCTGCTTCCAGGACAACGCCCTGCTCAAGTCGGTGCTCAGCGAACCGGGCGACGGCCGCGTGCTGGTCGTCGACGGCGGCGGTTCGCTGCACACGGCGCTGATGGGCGACATCATCGGCGGACTCGCCGTCAGCAACGGCTGGGCGGGCGTCATCATCAACGGCGCCGTCCGCGACGTGGCCGCGCTGCGCGAACTGCCGGTCGGCATCAAGGCGCTCGGTTCCAACCCCCGTAAGAGCGCCAAGACCGGCGCCGGCGACCGCGATGTCGTCCTGGAGTTCGGCGGCTGCCGCTTCACCCCCGGCGCCGAGGTGGTCAGCGACGACGACGGCATCGTCGTGCTCCCCCACTGA
- a CDS encoding GNAT family N-acetyltransferase encodes MHVLDDPVRQSLLGRHAHLARRVGNAVTYEEGVATFAAVPADPSQGDWDDLGRLLGSGGLADLFSAPVSPPASWPPVFELEGYQMVLDRPLTAPAPAPELGPADVPDMMALTELTRPGPFQSRTIELGTFYGIRENGTLIAMAGERLQPPGWTEISSVCTAPEARGRGLAADLVRTAASRILARGDQPFLHVAAANTTAVRLYERLGFAIRRRVRFHGYRVP; translated from the coding sequence TTGCACGTCCTTGACGACCCGGTACGGCAGTCCCTCCTCGGCCGGCACGCCCACCTGGCACGCCGGGTCGGCAACGCCGTCACCTATGAGGAGGGCGTCGCCACGTTCGCGGCGGTGCCGGCCGATCCGTCGCAGGGCGATTGGGACGACCTGGGCCGGCTGCTCGGCAGCGGCGGACTGGCCGATCTGTTCAGCGCCCCGGTGAGCCCGCCCGCGTCCTGGCCCCCGGTTTTCGAGCTGGAGGGATACCAGATGGTCCTCGACCGGCCGCTCACCGCGCCGGCCCCGGCGCCCGAGTTGGGGCCCGCCGACGTTCCGGACATGATGGCACTCACCGAGCTGACCCGCCCGGGCCCCTTCCAGTCACGCACCATCGAGCTGGGGACCTTCTACGGCATACGCGAGAACGGCACGCTGATCGCGATGGCCGGTGAACGCCTGCAACCTCCCGGCTGGACCGAGATCAGCAGCGTGTGCACGGCACCCGAGGCACGGGGCCGCGGACTCGCCGCCGATCTCGTCCGGACGGCGGCGAGCCGGATCCTGGCCCGCGGTGATCAACCGTTCCTGCACGTCGCCGCCGCCAATACCACCGCTGTTCGCCTCTACGAACGTCTCGGGTTCGCCATCCGCCGGCGGGTGCGGTTCCACGGCTACCGGGTGCCCTGA